One segment of Prosthecobacter debontii DNA contains the following:
- the leuB gene encoding 3-isopropylmalate dehydrogenase: MSRTFKLAVLPGDGIGPEVMAEAIHVLDTLSAKADFKFEYNRQLVGGAAIDAVGKALPAETVAACEASDAILFGSVGGPKWEKLPPNEQPERGALLPLRKHFGLFANLRPGICYPALTASSPIRPDLVEGGFDVLCVRELTGGLYFGQPKSRTELADGDIEVIDTMVYKKSEIERIAHVAFKAAQLRRKQVVSVDKANVLTNSVLWRETMVEIAKQYPDVTLSHLYVDNAAMQLIKAPRSFDVMVTENLFGDILSDEMAMICGSLGMLASASLGKPKGDGLYFGLFEPSGGTAPDIAGQGIANPIAQILSAALLLRFSLGMEKEAVAIENAVRKVIEDGLRTGDIYTGVEGTRKVGTREIGAAIAAAL, encoded by the coding sequence ATGAGTCGCACGTTTAAACTCGCAGTCCTCCCCGGTGACGGCATTGGCCCTGAAGTCATGGCTGAGGCTATTCATGTTCTCGATACCCTGTCTGCTAAGGCGGATTTTAAGTTCGAGTATAACCGCCAACTCGTCGGCGGTGCTGCCATCGACGCTGTGGGCAAGGCCTTGCCTGCGGAAACGGTCGCTGCCTGTGAAGCGAGCGACGCGATTTTGTTCGGCTCTGTCGGTGGTCCGAAGTGGGAAAAGCTGCCCCCCAATGAGCAGCCTGAGCGCGGTGCTCTTCTGCCTCTGCGTAAGCACTTCGGTCTTTTCGCCAATCTGCGCCCAGGGATTTGTTACCCTGCGCTGACCGCTTCCTCTCCCATTCGGCCTGATCTGGTGGAGGGTGGTTTCGACGTGCTTTGCGTACGCGAGTTGACGGGTGGTCTTTACTTCGGTCAGCCGAAGAGCCGCACCGAGTTGGCGGATGGTGACATCGAGGTCATCGACACGATGGTTTATAAGAAGAGCGAAATCGAGCGCATTGCTCACGTCGCCTTCAAGGCCGCTCAGCTTCGTCGTAAACAGGTGGTGTCTGTCGATAAGGCCAACGTTCTCACGAACAGTGTGCTGTGGCGGGAAACGATGGTGGAAATCGCCAAGCAGTATCCCGATGTCACACTCTCTCATCTGTATGTGGACAATGCGGCCATGCAGCTCATCAAGGCTCCTCGCAGCTTTGACGTGATGGTGACAGAAAACCTCTTTGGCGATATCCTCAGTGATGAGATGGCCATGATCTGCGGCAGCCTCGGCATGCTGGCCAGCGCCAGCTTGGGTAAGCCGAAAGGTGATGGTCTTTACTTCGGTCTCTTTGAGCCAAGCGGCGGCACCGCTCCCGACATCGCGGGACAAGGCATTGCGAATCCGATCGCTCAGATTCTTTCCGCAGCTCTTCTCCTGCGCTTCTCTCTGGGGATGGAGAAAGAAGCCGTCGCGATTGAAAATGCGGTGCGCAAAGTCATCGAAGACGGTCTGCGCACGGGTGATATCTACACCGGTGTCGAAGGCACCCGTAAAGTGGGCACTCGCGAAATCGGTGCGGCCATTGCAGCAGCTTTGTAA
- a CDS encoding methyltransferase domain-containing protein encodes MPRFLCAHHRMTDWESCYVEGHTPWDKGIPSPPLTAWVGKYRPEGKALVPGCGIGHDVVMLAQAGMDAHGVDIATTAVQRAQATHPDHAARFHLGDLFALPQWRASFDYVFEHTCLCALPPSMRQDYVRAVHALLKPGGLLVGVWFINPDMEPGESGPPFGLPVPELDQLFFSSEWTVIEDYVPESAYEGRAGRERLRVLRKQS; translated from the coding sequence ATGCCGCGTTTCCTCTGTGCGCATCATCGTATGACTGATTGGGAAAGTTGTTATGTCGAAGGACACACCCCCTGGGATAAAGGTATCCCATCGCCCCCCTTAACAGCCTGGGTGGGGAAATATCGACCTGAGGGAAAGGCACTCGTTCCAGGATGTGGCATCGGCCATGATGTGGTGATGCTGGCGCAGGCGGGGATGGATGCTCATGGGGTGGACATTGCGACGACCGCAGTGCAGCGCGCTCAGGCAACGCATCCTGATCATGCCGCACGTTTTCATTTGGGGGACCTCTTTGCGCTGCCACAGTGGCGGGCTTCATTCGACTATGTCTTCGAGCACACATGCTTGTGTGCACTGCCACCGTCGATGCGTCAGGATTATGTGCGTGCGGTGCATGCGCTGCTGAAGCCCGGTGGTTTGTTGGTGGGCGTATGGTTTATCAATCCGGACATGGAGCCTGGAGAAAGTGGCCCGCCCTTTGGGTTGCCTGTGCCTGAGCTGGATCAGCTTTTTTTCAGTTCTGAGTGGACGGTGATTGAGGATTATGTGCCTGAGTCGGCTTATGAGGGACGTGCAGGACGTGAACGTTTGCGTGTGTTACGGAAGCAATCGTGA
- the alr gene encoding alanine racemase, giving the protein MSPPATIFADEEAVRPTHVEVDLTTLAENLAAIRTHVAGAKVMTILKANAYGHGLVPVAQHMVRCGADYLGVAFLEEGILLRREGITTPILVLGGIAGEQIPLFLKYNLTLTAPSVEKLRLIDEVASMLGERARVHLKVDTGMERIGIHYYNAETLLEAALSCQHVEVEGIFSHFANADAEDLGHARLQVERFQEVLSFYERRSLPTPMRHMANSAGILQLPESHFDLVRPGILLYGVYPSQECLRTITVKPALTWKSRVAYFKVVQAGHPVSYGSTWQSDHPVRMITVPVGYGDGYFRALSSKSEVIVRGQRYPVVGRVCMDQLMVNLEQGTAYNGDEVVLLGSSGGQCISAEEIASWAGTIPYEVLTNINTRVPRLYRSEDA; this is encoded by the coding sequence ATGAGTCCTCCCGCGACGATCTTTGCTGACGAAGAAGCCGTTAGGCCCACGCATGTGGAGGTGGATCTCACGACGCTGGCGGAAAACCTCGCAGCGATCCGCACGCATGTGGCAGGAGCCAAGGTCATGACCATTTTAAAAGCCAATGCGTATGGACATGGCTTGGTGCCGGTGGCTCAGCACATGGTCCGATGTGGAGCAGACTATTTAGGCGTGGCCTTTTTGGAGGAGGGCATTCTTCTTCGGCGGGAAGGCATCACGACGCCCATTCTGGTGCTAGGCGGGATAGCCGGGGAGCAGATTCCACTCTTTCTTAAATACAACCTGACGCTGACAGCGCCATCCGTGGAAAAGCTGCGCCTCATTGATGAAGTGGCTTCCATGCTTGGGGAGCGTGCGCGTGTGCATCTGAAAGTGGATACCGGCATGGAGCGCATCGGCATCCACTATTACAATGCGGAGACGCTGCTGGAGGCGGCACTGAGTTGTCAGCACGTGGAGGTGGAAGGCATTTTTTCTCACTTTGCTAATGCCGACGCTGAGGATCTCGGTCACGCGCGTTTGCAGGTGGAGCGCTTTCAGGAAGTGCTGTCTTTTTATGAGCGGCGCAGCTTACCCACGCCGATGCGGCACATGGCCAACAGTGCAGGAATCCTGCAACTCCCCGAGAGTCATTTCGATCTCGTTCGCCCTGGCATCCTGTTGTATGGAGTTTACCCCAGCCAAGAATGCTTGCGCACCATCACGGTGAAACCGGCACTGACATGGAAAAGCCGAGTGGCTTATTTTAAAGTGGTCCAGGCCGGGCATCCGGTAAGCTACGGCTCGACTTGGCAGAGTGATCATCCGGTGCGCATGATCACCGTGCCTGTGGGTTACGGTGATGGATATTTTCGAGCGCTTTCCAGCAAGTCGGAAGTGATCGTGCGTGGTCAGCGTTACCCTGTCGTGGGGCGGGTCTGCATGGATCAACTCATGGTGAATCTGGAGCAAGGCACCGCATACAATGGCGATGAGGTTGTTTTGCTTGGTAGCTCAGGCGGGCAATGTATCTCCGCTGAGGAAATCGCCTCGTGGGCTGGCACCATCCCGTATGAAGTGCTGACCAATATCAACACACGGGTTCCGCGACTCTACCGCAGTGAAGATGCGTGA
- a CDS encoding type II secretion system protein produces MKTPPLSLSLLRRGFTLIELLVVIVIIAILVSLAVPATNLVMKRAQDLKIKTVLKDLQVAIGHYRTEYNRFPINPDDLGGGDSDIEPFLTDGTSQPMVNILTANVDSSGASTNMNPKAIKFIDLPSAKNNLFGIIDPSGGANDGTPVQLVDTWGLPYKVLLDTNYDNRIQNPDKSNNDQRISTDAPEYLNSTSAIYSFGPDRQEFTKDDIVSWR; encoded by the coding sequence ATGAAAACGCCCCCCCTTAGTCTATCTCTCCTCCGCCGCGGCTTCACTCTGATCGAGTTGCTCGTCGTAATCGTCATCATCGCCATCCTCGTTTCTCTCGCGGTTCCAGCCACCAACTTGGTGATGAAGCGTGCTCAAGATCTGAAGATCAAAACCGTCCTGAAAGATCTTCAGGTCGCCATCGGTCACTATCGCACGGAATACAATCGGTTCCCCATCAACCCCGATGATCTGGGTGGAGGTGATTCAGACATTGAACCATTCCTGACCGACGGCACATCTCAGCCGATGGTCAACATCCTGACTGCGAATGTCGATTCCAGCGGAGCCTCCACAAACATGAATCCTAAGGCCATCAAATTCATTGATCTCCCCTCGGCAAAAAACAATCTGTTTGGAATCATTGATCCGAGCGGCGGCGCCAATGACGGAACGCCTGTGCAGCTCGTGGATACTTGGGGGCTACCTTACAAAGTCCTGCTGGATACCAACTACGACAATCGCATTCAGAATCCTGACAAATCCAACAACGATCAGCGCATCTCCACCGATGCTCCCGAATATCTCAACAGCACCTCTGCCATCTACAGCTTCGGTCCAGACCGCCAAGAGTTCACCAAAGACGATATCGTCTCCTGGCGCTGA
- the ppdK gene encoding pyruvate, phosphate dikinase: MAKTASKGSKAIKYVYSFGAGKADGDGSMKALLGGKGANLAEMSRIGLPVPPGFTITTEVCTYYYANKRSYPTELQKQMEAGVAAMEKIMGAKFGDAKGMPLLVAVRSGARDSMPGMMDTILNLGLNDQTVLSLASVTKNERFAWDCYRRFIQMYGDVVLGVQKREGEDHEPFETVIEAYKHEVYHKDIIDSDLTANDQQELVKRFKALVKERTGKVFPNDPWDQLRGAAGAVFGSWMNDRAIVYRRKYGIPAEWGTAVNVQAMVYGNTGDDSGSGVAFTRNPANGVNEFYGEFLINAQGEDVVAGVRTPEPVLKLKDAMPKPYAELLKVRSILEKHFKDVQDVEFTIQQGKLFMLQTRNGKRTAAAALKFSIDMVKEKLIDWETAVLRNPADQLDQLLAPIFDLADVKKAKAIATGLPAGPGAASGKVYLNADRAVIAEQKGEKVLLVRNETSPEDLRGMIAAEGILTAKGGVSSHAALVARQMGKVCICGASALEIDYDKKTVTVAGQVFKEGDYLSIDGTSGTVYAGQLKTADSEIITGTIGGDKAAQETEKFKSFNQLMKWCSQATRLQVRTNADNPEQTQNAIAFGAQGIGLTRTEHMFFEGDRIDAVREMILAETEAARRAALAKILPYQREDFIGIFEALKGLPATIRLLDPPLHEFVPHDDKSQADLAKKLGITTEKVTARVNALHEFNPMLGHRGCRLGIAYPEITETQARAIFEAAAEVQKKGIKVKPEVMIPLVGFKKELDLQVAIVHQVAAQVQAEKKVKLSYSVGTMIEVPRGALTADEVAQTAEFFSFGTNDLTQTALGISRDDMGNFLLPYTENEIFKKNPFASLDQTGVGQLVKIAIEKGRSTRPDIKLGICGEHGGDPDSVKFFHSVGLSYVSCSPFRVPVARLAAAQAAIEEKRAAAKAGAAEKNVRGSSKSAPAAKQTKQPTTTTRNNNMAKKAAKKAPAKKAAPAKKAAPAKKAAPAKKAPAKKAAPAKKAAPAKKAPAKKAAKKVAKKK; this comes from the coding sequence ATGGCAAAAACAGCGAGTAAAGGCAGCAAGGCAATCAAATACGTTTATTCCTTTGGAGCAGGAAAAGCGGACGGAGACGGCTCCATGAAAGCTCTGCTTGGTGGCAAAGGCGCAAACCTCGCTGAAATGAGCCGCATCGGTTTGCCAGTGCCTCCTGGATTCACGATCACCACAGAGGTCTGCACTTATTATTACGCCAACAAGCGCAGCTACCCAACCGAACTGCAGAAGCAGATGGAAGCCGGTGTCGCCGCCATGGAAAAAATCATGGGCGCTAAGTTTGGTGATGCCAAAGGCATGCCACTCCTCGTTGCTGTGCGCTCCGGTGCACGTGACTCCATGCCTGGCATGATGGATACCATTCTGAACCTCGGTCTGAATGACCAGACGGTTCTCTCCTTGGCTTCCGTGACCAAGAACGAGCGTTTCGCTTGGGACTGCTACCGCCGCTTCATCCAGATGTATGGTGACGTGGTGCTCGGCGTGCAGAAGCGCGAAGGGGAAGATCACGAGCCTTTCGAAACCGTCATCGAAGCTTACAAACACGAAGTCTATCATAAAGACATCATCGACAGCGACCTGACTGCTAACGACCAGCAGGAGCTGGTGAAGCGCTTCAAGGCTCTCGTCAAGGAGCGCACCGGTAAAGTGTTCCCGAACGATCCATGGGATCAGCTTCGTGGTGCTGCAGGCGCTGTGTTCGGTTCCTGGATGAACGACCGCGCGATCGTGTATCGCCGTAAGTATGGCATCCCTGCTGAGTGGGGCACCGCCGTCAACGTGCAGGCCATGGTGTATGGTAACACAGGCGACGACTCCGGTTCCGGCGTGGCTTTCACCCGTAACCCAGCCAACGGTGTTAACGAATTCTACGGTGAGTTCCTCATCAACGCTCAAGGTGAAGACGTCGTTGCCGGCGTGCGCACTCCTGAGCCTGTGCTGAAACTCAAAGACGCGATGCCGAAGCCCTACGCTGAGCTTCTGAAAGTGCGCTCCATCCTGGAGAAGCATTTCAAAGACGTGCAGGACGTCGAGTTCACCATCCAGCAGGGTAAGCTGTTCATGCTTCAGACCCGTAACGGTAAGCGCACCGCCGCTGCCGCTCTGAAGTTCTCCATCGACATGGTGAAGGAAAAACTGATCGATTGGGAAACCGCCGTGCTGCGTAACCCAGCTGACCAGCTTGACCAGCTTCTGGCTCCGATCTTCGATCTGGCCGACGTGAAGAAAGCCAAAGCCATCGCCACCGGTCTGCCTGCGGGCCCTGGTGCTGCTTCCGGTAAAGTTTACCTGAACGCTGACCGCGCTGTGATCGCTGAGCAGAAGGGTGAAAAAGTCCTTCTCGTCCGTAACGAAACCAGCCCGGAAGATCTTCGCGGCATGATCGCTGCTGAAGGCATCCTCACCGCCAAAGGTGGTGTGTCTTCCCACGCCGCTCTCGTGGCTCGTCAGATGGGTAAGGTTTGTATCTGCGGCGCTTCCGCTCTGGAGATCGACTATGATAAGAAGACGGTCACCGTCGCTGGCCAAGTGTTCAAGGAAGGTGACTACCTCTCCATCGACGGCACCAGCGGCACGGTTTACGCCGGCCAGCTCAAGACTGCCGATTCCGAAATCATCACCGGCACCATCGGTGGCGACAAGGCCGCTCAGGAAACCGAGAAGTTCAAGAGCTTCAACCAGCTCATGAAGTGGTGCTCTCAGGCCACTCGCCTGCAGGTGCGCACCAACGCTGACAACCCCGAGCAGACTCAGAACGCCATCGCTTTCGGCGCTCAAGGCATCGGTCTGACCCGCACGGAGCACATGTTCTTCGAAGGTGATCGTATCGACGCCGTTCGTGAGATGATCTTGGCTGAAACCGAAGCTGCACGTCGTGCCGCTCTCGCGAAGATCCTTCCTTATCAGCGTGAAGACTTCATCGGCATCTTTGAAGCCCTCAAAGGCCTGCCTGCCACCATCCGTCTGCTTGACCCACCTCTTCATGAGTTCGTTCCTCATGACGACAAGTCCCAGGCTGACCTGGCCAAGAAGCTGGGCATCACCACGGAAAAGGTGACCGCTCGCGTCAACGCTCTTCATGAGTTCAACCCGATGCTCGGCCACCGTGGCTGCCGTCTGGGGATCGCCTACCCTGAAATCACTGAGACCCAGGCCCGCGCTATCTTTGAAGCCGCTGCTGAAGTCCAGAAGAAGGGCATCAAGGTGAAACCTGAAGTCATGATCCCTCTCGTCGGCTTCAAGAAAGAGCTCGACCTCCAGGTCGCGATCGTTCATCAGGTCGCCGCGCAGGTACAGGCGGAGAAGAAGGTGAAGCTGAGCTACAGCGTCGGAACGATGATCGAAGTGCCACGTGGCGCTCTGACCGCCGATGAAGTCGCCCAGACCGCTGAATTCTTCAGCTTCGGCACCAATGACCTCACTCAGACCGCTCTCGGCATCAGCCGTGACGACATGGGCAATTTCTTGCTCCCATACACTGAGAATGAGATCTTCAAAAAGAACCCCTTTGCTAGCCTCGACCAAACCGGCGTCGGCCAGCTCGTCAAGATCGCCATTGAGAAAGGCCGCTCCACACGTCCTGACATCAAGCTCGGCATCTGCGGTGAGCACGGCGGTGACCCGGACAGTGTGAAGTTCTTCCACTCCGTTGGTCTCAGCTACGTCAGTTGCAGTCCTTTCCGTGTTCCCGTCGCCCGCCTTGCTGCTGCACAGGCTGCGATCGAGGAAAAGCGCGCCGCCGCTAAGGCCGGTGCTGCTGAAAAGAATGTCCGTGGAAGCAGCAAGTCTGCTCCTGCGGCAAAACAAACAAAGCAACCAACAACAACAACGAGGAACAACAATATGGCTAAGAAAGCTGCAAAGAAGGCACCGGCCAAGAAAGCCGCCCCTGCGAAGAAAGCTGCTCCTGCAAAGAAGGCAGCTCCTGCGAAGAAGGCTCCTGCTAAAAAGGCCGCTCCTGCGAAGAAAGCCGCTCCTGCTAAGAAGGCCCCTGCAAAGAAGGCCGCTAAAAAGGTAGCTAAGAAGAAGTAA
- a CDS encoding tubulin beta chain: MKVNNTIVVSIGQAGNQIAASFWKTICQEHGIDPLTGQTAGGATPRGNWSAFFSSLGDSGGGSFVPRAVMVDLEPSVINQVKSTSGSLFNPANLISRTEGAGGNFAVGYLGAGREVLPEVMSRLDFEIDKCDNVGGIIVLHAIGGGSGSGLGCLLIESLKEKYPEYPVLSCAVLPSPQVSSVVTEPYNTVFALNTLRRAADACLIFDNEALFDLAHRKWNIESPTVDDLNLLITEALAGITASMRFSGFLTVEISLRELLTNLVPQPSLHFLMCAFAPLTAPDRSKFEEMGIEDMIRSLFDNDSVYAACSPMEGRFLSTAVLYRGIMEDKPLADAALAAMREKLPLTYWIPTAFKIGYVEQSGISHRKSMVLLANNTEIARVLDRICHNFDKLWQRKAFANWYLNEGMSEEQINGLRASAQELIQSYQVAEESGAKAKIQDVSGETVSRSSSMDDPRSTMSLRDLVERRR; this comes from the coding sequence ATGAAGGTTAATAACACCATTGTCGTCTCCATCGGCCAAGCTGGTAATCAGATTGCCGCTTCGTTTTGGAAAACCATCTGTCAGGAACACGGGATCGATCCCCTCACGGGTCAGACCGCAGGAGGAGCGACGCCACGTGGAAATTGGAGTGCTTTCTTTTCGAGCCTTGGCGACTCTGGAGGCGGTAGCTTCGTGCCAAGAGCGGTGATGGTGGATTTGGAGCCCAGCGTCATCAATCAAGTGAAGTCCACCAGTGGGTCTTTGTTTAACCCGGCGAATTTGATCTCGCGCACGGAAGGTGCGGGGGGAAACTTCGCCGTGGGGTATCTCGGAGCCGGCCGTGAGGTGCTGCCTGAGGTCATGAGCCGCTTGGACTTCGAGATCGATAAGTGTGACAATGTCGGCGGCATCATTGTGCTGCATGCCATCGGCGGCGGTTCCGGCTCAGGGTTGGGCTGCTTGCTCATCGAGTCTTTGAAGGAAAAGTATCCTGAATATCCGGTGTTGAGCTGCGCGGTATTGCCCTCGCCGCAGGTCTCCTCCGTGGTGACGGAGCCCTACAATACGGTCTTTGCCCTCAACACGCTGCGCCGTGCTGCCGATGCGTGTTTGATCTTTGATAACGAGGCCCTGTTTGATTTGGCCCACCGTAAGTGGAACATCGAAAGCCCGACGGTGGATGACCTGAACCTGCTCATTACCGAGGCCTTGGCGGGCATCACGGCGTCCATGCGTTTCAGCGGTTTCTTGACGGTGGAAATCAGTCTGCGTGAGCTGCTCACCAATCTGGTGCCGCAGCCCTCTCTGCACTTCCTGATGTGCGCCTTCGCCCCGCTGACGGCTCCTGACCGGAGCAAGTTCGAGGAGATGGGCATCGAGGATATGATCAGATCTCTCTTCGATAACGACTCGGTTTACGCCGCATGTTCACCCATGGAAGGCCGTTTCCTTAGCACCGCGGTTCTGTATCGCGGCATCATGGAGGATAAGCCGCTGGCAGATGCTGCGCTCGCGGCGATGCGTGAGAAGCTGCCGCTGACTTACTGGATCCCGACCGCTTTCAAAATTGGTTATGTGGAGCAGTCCGGTATTTCTCACCGGAAGAGCATGGTGCTGCTGGCGAACAACACGGAGATTGCCCGCGTGCTGGATCGGATCTGCCACAACTTTGACAAGCTCTGGCAGCGCAAAGCCTTTGCCAATTGGTATCTGAACGAGGGCATGTCCGAAGAGCAGATCAATGGCCTTCGAGCCTCGGCTCAGGAGTTGATCCAGAGCTACCAAGTGGCGGAAGAAAGCGGGGCCAAAGCGAAGATCCAAGACGTGTCTGGGGAGACGGTTTCCCGTTCCAGTTCCATGGATGACCCACGCAGCACCATGAGCTTGCGCGATCTGGTAGAGCGCCGTCGCTGA
- a CDS encoding tubulin beta chain, with the protein MREILSIHVGQCGNQIADRFWRLALREHGLTEAGTPKDGAAVAANTNMEVFFHKVRDGKYVPRAVLVDLEPGVIARIEGGDMSQLFDESSIVRKIPGAANNWARGYNVEGERVIDQIMNVIDSAVEKTKGLQGFLMTHSIGGGSGSGLGSLILERLRQAYPKKRIFTFSVAPSPLISDSAVEPYNAILTLQRILDHADGAVILDNEALFRIAKAKLNRSPNYMDLNHIIALIVSSVTASLRFPGKLNTDLSEFVTNLVPFPGNHFLTASFAPMRGPGQEGQLRPNFPELARETFAQDNFTAAIDWQQGVYLAASALFRGDVKAKEVDENMASIRKSLNYASYMPASGGLKLGYAETAPEGFASSGLALVNHTGIAAVFERLISQFDIMFDNHAYTHWYENAGVSREMMAQARNQIAQLAQSYRDAS; encoded by the coding sequence GTGAGAGAGATTTTGAGCATTCACGTCGGTCAGTGTGGCAACCAAATCGCCGATCGGTTTTGGCGTTTGGCTTTGCGTGAGCATGGCTTGACGGAGGCGGGAACGCCTAAAGATGGCGCCGCCGTCGCAGCTAATACCAACATGGAAGTCTTCTTCCACAAGGTGCGTGATGGGAAGTATGTGCCCCGCGCCGTTTTGGTGGACCTTGAGCCTGGAGTCATCGCCCGAATCGAGGGCGGGGACATGTCCCAGCTCTTCGATGAAAGCAGCATCGTCCGGAAGATCCCAGGGGCCGCGAACAATTGGGCTCGCGGTTACAATGTGGAAGGTGAGCGCGTGATCGATCAGATCATGAACGTGATCGATAGTGCCGTGGAGAAGACCAAAGGATTGCAAGGCTTCCTGATGACGCATTCCATCGGTGGCGGTTCGGGCTCGGGATTGGGCTCGCTCATTCTAGAGCGTCTTCGTCAGGCTTATCCGAAGAAGCGCATCTTCACCTTTTCGGTGGCCCCCTCGCCCCTCATCTCCGATTCAGCCGTCGAGCCTTACAACGCCATCCTGACGCTTCAGCGCATCTTGGATCATGCGGATGGCGCGGTCATTTTGGATAACGAGGCGCTCTTCCGCATCGCGAAAGCCAAGCTGAATCGCAGCCCGAATTACATGGACTTGAATCACATCATCGCGCTGATCGTCAGCTCGGTGACGGCTTCACTCCGCTTCCCTGGTAAGCTGAATACGGATCTCAGTGAGTTCGTGACCAACCTCGTGCCCTTCCCTGGCAACCACTTCCTGACCGCCAGCTTCGCTCCCATGCGTGGCCCCGGGCAGGAGGGGCAACTCCGCCCGAATTTCCCTGAATTAGCTCGTGAGACCTTTGCCCAAGACAACTTCACTGCGGCCATCGATTGGCAGCAGGGGGTTTACCTCGCCGCCAGCGCCCTCTTCCGTGGGGATGTGAAGGCGAAGGAAGTGGATGAAAACATGGCCAGCATCCGCAAGTCTTTGAACTACGCCAGCTACATGCCCGCCTCTGGCGGTCTGAAACTTGGTTATGCCGAGACAGCCCCGGAAGGCTTTGCCTCCAGTGGTCTCGCTTTGGTCAATCACACCGGGATTGCCGCTGTCTTTGAGCGTTTGATCTCTCAGTTTGACATCATGTTCGACAATCATGCCTACACCCATTGGTATGAGAATGCAGGGGTGTCTCGCGAGATGATGGCTCAAGCCCGCAATCAGATCGCCCAACTTGCTCAATCTTATCGCGATGCCAGTTAG
- a CDS encoding tetratricopeptide repeat protein, with the protein MDSPLDRQLAAASRSVEEARRMAYHDDSKIGYLVEQISVLADLRQKEGDFRKAESLYREALFSAQEQRKPDPELLTGIHSLLAHLYDRWGRMDLASQFYEKALKIAERGGIAQSDKVAIIKNNLAMIFKQLRDYTRAEQHYQEALEIFRKTDGEYSARVASVFNNLGVLYYSNLEVEQAQEMHEHALTIRQSLSNDQADSGDLSQTYINLGAVYKAAGDFQKAEACVDRAKKLRASMNGYHPQPRRAASLLVDKSL; encoded by the coding sequence GTGGACTCCCCTCTCGATCGTCAGCTCGCTGCCGCCTCTCGCAGTGTCGAAGAGGCGCGGAGAATGGCTTATCACGACGATTCGAAGATCGGGTATCTGGTGGAGCAGATCAGCGTGCTGGCAGATCTGCGGCAGAAAGAGGGAGACTTCCGCAAGGCCGAGTCGCTGTATCGTGAGGCGCTATTCAGCGCTCAGGAGCAGCGTAAGCCGGACCCGGAGTTGCTGACGGGCATCCATTCCTTGCTGGCGCATCTGTATGATCGCTGGGGCCGGATGGATCTCGCCTCGCAGTTTTATGAGAAAGCCCTGAAGATCGCCGAGCGAGGCGGCATCGCCCAGAGTGATAAGGTGGCGATCATCAAAAACAATCTGGCGATGATCTTCAAGCAGCTCCGTGACTACACCCGTGCGGAGCAGCACTACCAAGAGGCGCTGGAAATCTTCCGCAAAACGGATGGTGAATACAGCGCTCGGGTGGCTAGCGTTTTTAACAATCTCGGGGTGCTATATTACAGCAACCTGGAGGTCGAGCAGGCGCAGGAGATGCATGAGCATGCGTTGACGATTCGGCAGAGCCTTTCGAATGATCAGGCGGACTCGGGGGATCTCTCACAGACCTACATCAATCTCGGCGCTGTTTATAAAGCGGCGGGAGATTTTCAGAAAGCTGAGGCCTGTGTGGATCGTGCTAAGAAGCTGCGGGCCAGCATGAATGGCTACCACCCGCAGCCGCGCCGTGCGGCGTCTTTGCTTGTCGATAAATCCCTGTGA